Proteins from one Bufo gargarizans isolate SCDJY-AF-19 chromosome 8, ASM1485885v1, whole genome shotgun sequence genomic window:
- the LOC122945038 gene encoding nmrA-like family domain-containing protein 1, translated as MAAKKIITVFGATGSQGGSVACALLKDCTFAVRAVTRDTSKPAAVKLKEAGAEVVSADLDNEKSLEAALGGAYGAFVVTNFWDHFSKEKEVKQGKVIADLCKRLGLPHVIYSGLENVNKMTGGKLEVLHFDGKGEVEEYFRQISCPMTSVRLAFYFENLLTVMKPQKSKDGNSYELVLPMCDVPMDGISVSDLGPAVLSILKSPKDYIGKDIGLSAEKLTAAQYAEIMSKVSGKVIKDAKISPEVYEKLPFPGAQEMANMFKFYLMIPDRDVALTHKLNPNTKSFQQFLEEKKEAFIKDL; from the exons ATGGCGGCAAAGAAGATTATCACAGTGTTTGGAGCCACAG GCTCTCAGGGGGGGTCTGTCGCCTGCGCCCTCTTGAAAGACTGCACCTTTGCGGTCAGGGCAGTGACTCGAGACACCAGCAAACCGGCAGCTGTGAAGCTGAAGGAGGCCGGAGCGGAGGTCGTGTCCGCTGATCTGGACAATGAGAAGAGCCTGGAGGCCGCGCTGGGCGGAGCTTATGGAGCGTTCGTGGTCACCAACTTCTGGGATCACTTCAGTAAAGAAAAGGAGGTGAAACAG GGCAAAGTTATCGCGGATTTGTGCAAACGCCTGGGCCTGCCGCACGTGATCTACAGCGGACTGGAGAACGTCAACAAAATGACGGGGGGGAAGCTGGAAGTTTTGCATTTTGACGGTAAAGGGGAAGTGGAGGAATATTTCCGACAGATCTCCTGCCCCATGACCAGCGTGAGACTCGCCTTCTACTTTGAGAATTTACTAACTGTCATGAAACCACAGAAATCGAAAGATGGCAATAGCTACGAGCTGG TCCTTCCGATGTGTGACGTCCCCATGGACGGGATTTCTGTGTCGGATCTGGGGCCAGCAGTTCTCAGCATCCTGAAGAGTCCAAAGGATTATATAGGGAAGGACATCGGACTCAGTGCGGAGAAACTGACGGCAGCACAATATGCCGAGATCATGTCCAAAGTCTCCGGCAAGGTCATCAAGGACGCCAAG ATTTCTCCTGAGGTTTATGAGAAGCTGCCCTTCCCTGGGGCACAGGAAATGGCCAACATGTTCAAGTTTTACCTGATGATCCCCGACCGGGACGTGGCGCTCACCCACAAACTGAACCCCAATACCAAGAGCTTCCAGCAGTTTctagaggagaagaaggaggcttTCATCAAGGACTTGTAA
- the LOC122945252 gene encoding nmrA-like family domain-containing protein 1, producing the protein MSGKKVVVVFGATGAQGGSVAAALLEDGTFAVRAVTRDSSKPASLKLKEAGAEVVSADLDDEKSLEVALGGAYGAFVVTNAFEGAKKDKEVIQGKLVADLCKRLNLELVIYSGLENVMKITGGKLDVPHFDSKGEVEEYFRHIDCPMTSVRLAFYYENLLHAFKPKRSQDGRVFLLGLPMGDVPLDGIAVADLGPVVVSILKSPACYKGKNIGLSAGKLLVEEYAEIMSKITKKIVKDAKILPADYEAQGGAHNMANMFRFYMMRPDRDVQLTRKLNPKVRSFQQWSEENEEAFRSGCQ; encoded by the exons ATGTCTGGGAAGAAGGTAGTCGTGGTCTTTGGAGCGACAG GAGCCCAGGGCGGATCAGTTGCTGCAGCGCTCCTGGAAGATGGCACCTTTGCCGTCAGAGCAGTGACTCGAGACAGCAGCAAACCGGCATCTTTGAAGTTGAAGGAGGCCGGAGCGGAGGTCGTGTCCGCAGATCTGGATGATGAGAAAAGCCTGGAGGTCGCACTGGGCGGAGCTTATGGAGCGTTCGTGGTCACCAATGCATTTGAAGGCGCTAAAAAGGACAAAGAAGTCATCCAG GGAAAACTGGTCGCAGATCTGTGTAAACGCCTGAACCTGGAGCTGGTGATCTACAGCGGACTAGAAAATGTGATGAAGATTACTGGGGGGAAACTGGATGTGCCTCACTTTGATAGTAAAGGCGAGGTGGAGGAGTATTTCCGACACATTGACTGTCCCATGACCAGTGTCCGTCTAGCCTTCTACTACGAGAACCTGCTGCATGCCTTCAAACCAAAGAGGAGCCAAGACGGGAGAGTGTTTCTTTTAG GCCTCCCGATGGGTGATGTACCTCTGGACGGGATAGCGGTGGCAGATTTGGGTCCTGTAGTTGTCTCCATTCTGAAATCCCCAGCATGCTACAAAGGAAAGAACATCGGGCTCAGTGCAGGGAAGTTACTGGTGGAAGAATATGCCGAAATAATGTCCAAGATTACCAAGAAGATTGTCAAGGATGCCAAG ATTCTCCCTGCTGATTACGAGGCGCAGGGCGGGGCGCACAACATGGCCAACATGTTCCGATTCTACATGATGAGACCTGACCGGGACGTGCAGCTCACCCGCAAACTGAACCCCAAAGTCAGGAGTTTCCAGCAGTGGAGTGAGGAAAACGAGGAGGCGTTCAGGAGTGGATGCCAGTAA